Sequence from the Rhizobium sp. TH2 genome:
AGCTCGGCAACACAGGCGAGCCGACCGGCTTCTGGCTCGAGGAGTTCGCCGCACCCTATTACGTCTTCACGGAGGCCGGCGCTGAAGTGACTCTGGCGTCGCCGAAAGGCGGCCAACCGCCGATCGATCCCAAGAGCGATGATCCTGCTGGCCAGACCGAGGCGATGATCCGGTTCAAGAACGATCCTGTGGCGAAAAAGGCGCTGGCCAACACCATCAGGCTCAGCGACATCAAGGCCGATGGTTTCGATACGGTGTTTTATCCCGGCGGACACGGCCCGATGTGGGATCTCGTCGATGACAGACACTCGATTTCCCTGATCGAGCGTTTTTACAACGCAGGCAAGCCCGTCGCGGCCGTCTGTCACGCGCCGGCGGTGCTGAAAAACGTGACGTACCAAGGTCAGCCGATCGTCAAGGGCAAGCGCGTCACCGGCTTCACCAACAGTGAGGAGGAAGCCGTTCAGCTGACGAAGGTTGTGCCGTTTCTGGTCGAGGATGAATTGAAGCGCCTGGGCGGCCTCTATGAGAAGGCTGCCGATTGGGCGGATTTTACCATCGTCGATGGACGCCTGATAACCGGCCAGAACCCGTCGTCGTCGGGCTCGGCAGCCCGGGAGCTTCTGAAGCTCCTGTAGGTATAGATGCCGATGCGAAGGTCCGCCGCCTTGCGACATGCAGGCGGCGGACCTTTGGTAGCAACCTCAGGACTTTGCCGCTGCCGCGGCGCGGATCTGGCGATACTGCTGCGTCGGCAGTCCGCCCCAGCCCCAGTTGTCGAGATCGACTTCCTCGATCACCACATAGGTCGATTCAAGCGGCTTGTTGAGGACATCGAGGAGCACCTGACTGACACCCTTGATGATGGCGGCTTTCTCCTCCGATGAAACCGAGTTGCGGTCCGGTGTGGTTCCCTCGCGGGTAACCTGGACGGTGACGATGGGCATTGCAGTTATCCTTTCGAACTTTCCGATTTGAATGGTTGCGCAGTCGCGCGCTTGTCTGTGGGTCGTTGTTCACCAGCGGCCGGCGTTCTGGCCGCCATCGACGTGCAGGATCTCGCCGGTGACGAAATTCGCCCCCTCGAGATAGAGCACGGCATCGACGACATCGCTGATCTCGCCCATGCGGCCGACCGGATGCAGGGTCGAAAGCGCAGCATGCGTTTCCGGCGGGTTCATCGGGGTCTTCATGATGCCGGGCGATACCGCGTTGACCCGAACGCCGCTCTTGGCGAACTCGATGGCAAGCGCCTTGGTGGCCGCATTCAGGCCGCCTTTGGTGAGCGAGGCGAGCACGGCGGGCACGCCTGATATCGGCTGGTTGACCAGGCTGGTGGTGATCGTGACGATGTGGCCCGAGCCCTGCTTGAGCATCTCAGTCGACGCCCGCTGCGTGATGTTGAAGAAGCCGGCGACATTGACGCTCATGTTGTTGTCGTAGTCCGCCTGAGTGAATTCCGCGAACGGCTTGGCCAGGAAGACGCCGGCATTGTTGACCAGCGTATCGATACGGCCGAAGCGCTCCAGGCCCTCGCGAACGATCCGTTCCGCAGTCTCCGGCTTGCCGATGTCGCCCGCCACGGCCAGTACGTCCGGATCGGCACTGGGCTTGATTGACCGGGATGTGGCGATGACGCGGAAATTCCGGTCACGATAAGCCTGGACCAGGGCGGCACCGATTCCCTGTGACGCGCCGGTGACGATAGCGACTTTCTGTTCATTGCTCATGATGAGATCCTCTTTCGGTTGCAGCCCCGTTTTTCGGCGACCGCCCCGAGGCCCTCGGCTTCGGTGCAACTGATTTAGATCTGTTCGATCATCGGGAGAATGGATGCGATTTGGCGAACAGTCCACCGGATATCGGCATAATCAGAAGAGGATGCCGGCCTCTGCCGCCAGACGCGAGAACTCCTTGCGCAGGCGCGGTGCCGCGAAATCGACAAAGGCGCGGACCTTGGGCACCGACATGCGGCCGTGCGGAGCGAGCAGATGTACAGGCAAAGGCGGATGTTCGGCATTCGCCAGCACGATCTTGAGCCGCCCGTCGCGCACATATTCCGCGACATGATACGAGTAGAGCCGGGTCAGCCCGATGCCCGCGGCGGCCGAAGCAGCAGCCGCTCGGACATTGTTCACGATGAACCGTGGCGTGAAATGAACGGTTCGCGGGATCGAAGAGCCCGGCCCCGGCGCGAAGCCCCAGGAATCGAGACCGAAATTGCTGAAGGCAACGATCTTGTGTTTTGCCAGATCAGCAGGTTCTTCGATATGAGCGTTTTCGGCGAGATAGCGCGGGGAAGCGACGACGACGCGGCGAACGTCACCACCGAGCCGCGTGGAGACATGCGAGGAATCCTGAAGATGACCGATGCGCAGGGCGAGATCGACCCCTTCATCGACCAGATTGACGAAGCGATCCAGCATGAGAAGCCGTGCCGAAACGGCCGGATGGAGATCGAGAAAGGCGTCGAGGATGGGGCGCAAGACCTCCTCGCCGAAGACAGGCGGCGAGGAGATGGTCAGCATGCCGCGTGGTGCTGCGCGTTCGCCGCCGACGAGCATGTCTGCTTCCTCCAGGTCGATGAGGACCCGGCGACATGCTGCGGCATAGCGCTGGCCGGCTTCGCTCAGCTTGAGCGTGCGCGTCGTTCGATGCAGCAGTTCCATGCCGACATGGGCTTCCAGGAAGCTCAGCGCCCGGCTGACCGCCGTTGGCGATCGTTTCAACTGCCGCGCCGCGCCGGCGAGGCTGCCCTCGTCGATCGCGGCTATGAACACCTTCATCGCGTCAATTCTGTCCATGATCCCGTCGCTTTTCGGTATAATGATCTCTTTCTTGGAGATATTGCCCCGAATTGCGAACGAGATAAACAGGCTGACCGGCTGTGTCAGAGGATTGAAGCGCTGGCGACGCGCAGGCGCCTGACAATTGTTCGCGTGTCGCGCTAATGCGCGGTGCCGAGTTTGGCGGCCATGTTCACCAGATCGGGAAGCGAACGGGCCTCCATCTTCCGCATCACCTGGCCGCGATGCGCCTTGACGGTGATCTCGCTGATGCCGAGCTCGTAGGCGACTTGCTTGTTCAGCAACCCGGAGACGACGAGTGCCATGACCTCTCGCTCACGACGGCTGAGCGACGCATGGCGATTTCGGAGCGTCCGGATTTCCGAGACCTGCGTAAACGAAGCTTTGCTGCGCTCCAGCGCGTTGGTGATCGCGCCAAGCAGTTCATCGTCGTTGAAGGGTTTGGTCAGGAACTCCGCCGCTCCAGCCTTCATCGCCCTCACAGTCATCGGCACATCGCCGTAACCGGTGACGAAAATAACCGGCATATCGGAACGCTCCGAGGACACGAGTTCCTGTAGACCAAGTCCATTGAGATCCGGCAGATTGACATCGAGGACCAGGCAGGTCGGGCCCTCCAGCCTGGGATGATCGAGGAATTCCTCGGCGGAGGCGAACAATTGCGGGCGCCAGCCCGCAGTACTGATGAGCAGCTCAAGCGATTCACGAACGGAGATATCGTCATCGACGACAAATACGATAGGGGTACCCTGCGACATGGGATGATAACCTCGTTCGGTCGCCGAATGCAGCCATAAGTCCGCGTATATCGCGTTGTACTCCTCCAATTCGCTGCCCACAAGACGCAAGCACGCGACTGCCCAATACTGGTCAGGCCGCAATGTTGAGCTCTTTTCGCAGCGGATACTGCGAGGTTCCTGGTCTATTGTGCTTCGGTGTCAATGTGCGCGTTGAGGCTCAGTTCGGCGACATTCTTCACTGCGGTATGGAATACGAACGCCAATGATGCCGACGGCGAAGGCCGTCCGCCGATCCGCGTGGTTCACCTGAACCAGATCGGGACTGAAGGCCATAGGATCGAAACCGATACCATCGCACAATAGATTTCCTGGCTGAGCCAGAGCATGCTCGCGCCGGGATATTTATGAGAAGGACGGCAATGGAGACGTATCTTGGCGCCGTCCTGGATGTGCTGCCGGTCATGGTGTGGACTGCGCAACCTGGCGGAAGCGTCGATTTTGTCAATCGATGCTGGTCTGAATATACCGGTCTTCGTCTCGACGAGGCTCGCGATCGGACATGGCAGGCCGCAATCAATCCGGATGATCTGGCACGATTGCTCGAACGTTGGCGCCTAATTCTTGCGTCCGGCGAGGCGGGCGAGATGGAAGCGCGCATAAGACGCTTCGATGGACAGTATCGGTGGTTCGTCTTCCAGTGCAGTCCGATGCGCGACGATCTCCAACGTGTCAGCAAGTGGTTCGTTGTCGGAACGGATGTGGACGATTTTCGTCGCTCCGAGGAAATCCACTGGAAGCGCGCCGAAGAAGCCCTGCAGATCAGCAAGAACAATCTTGGCCTTATCATCAATACGTTTCCTGTCATGGCCTGGTCGGCAGGCCCTGACGGGTCCGCCGAGTATTTTAACCAGCAGTATCTCAACTACGTCGGACTATCCCTTGGTGAGCAGCGGGATTGGGACTGGACGGCGGCGATGTCGGAATACTGGGATCTGACCGTTGCCATCCACCCCGATGACGTGAACATACTTGCTGCGACCTGGCGGGCTATATTGGCTTCTGGTCAGTCTGGAGAGGCGGAAGCACGACTCCGCCGATACGACGGCAAGTATCGGTGGTTTCTGTTTCGCGTAAACCCGCTGCTCGACGCCGCCGGCAGTGTTGTCAAATGGTATGGCACGTGCACCGATTTCGACGATCAGAAGCGCGCCGAGGAGGCACTTCGCGAGAGCGAGCGCAACTTCAAGCTAACCATCGACACCATTCCCGCGCTGGCCTGGACGGCTCGTCCCGACGGCTCGGTTGAATTCATCAACCAGCACTATCTCGACTATCTCGGTCTTTCGGCTGAGAATGCCCAGGGCTGGGGTTGGACCTCTGCCGTTCATCCCGACGATCAGGAGACGTTGAAGGCCACCTGGCAAGCGATCATTGCATCTGGAAAACAAGGAGAGTCCGAAGCGAGGCTGCGCCGTTTCGACGGCGAGTTCAGGTGGTTTCTGTTCCGCGTCAGTCCTTTGCTCGACGCATCCGGGAACATTCTCAGCTGGTATGGGGTGAATGCTGATATTGACGACCGCAAGCGCGCGGAGACCAACCTCGCCAGCGAAAAACATCTATTGGAGATGATTGTTTCCGGAAGTCCGCTTCGCGATGTCCTCGGCGCGCTCTGCCGGATGGTCGAAGAGCTTGCCCCCGATTGCTTTTGCGATGTCCACCCAATGAATTGGAGCGATCAGACCATCGAATATAGCGTGTCCTCCACGCTTCCTAAAACCTACACCGATCTGATCGCGGGACTATCGGTCCGTGGTGATGATTTGCCCTGCGCGGTCGCTGCGCGTCAGAAAGTGCAGGTAGTCACGGAGGACTTCGAAACGGACTCGCGCTGGCAGGTGTCAGATCTTCGAACCCATGCTCTGCAGCACGGTCTCAGGTCGGTCTGGAGCACGCCGATTTGCGCAAAGGACGGGCGCGTCCTCGGCACCTTCTGTGTCTATCAACGCAGCCCGGCGACGCCCTCGGCTCATCACCAAAATCTTATTGCGCACGCGTCCCACATCGCAAGCATCGCCATTGAGCGGTCGCGAACCGAGGCAGCGCTCAAGCGCAGCGAGACGCTTCTCGCGGAAGGTCAGCGGCTCAGTGCGACAGGGACATTTTCATGGCGAGTGGACACGGACGAGATCACGTTTTCAGAAGAGCTCCATAATATTTTCGAGTTCGACGCGGGCACCGCGATAACCCTCGAGCTGTTTCGTACGCGCGTGCATCCGGAAGATATGTCTCTTGTGGCAGCGCAATTGGATCGGGTGCGTGCCGGCCACGACTATTCCGGTTATGAAATCCGTCTCATGATGCCGGACAATAGGGTAAAATACCTTCGTACTTTTGGCCAGGTGATTTGCCATCAGGACGGCCGGCTGGAGTGCCTGGCCGCGGTACAGGACGTAACCGCAAGCCGCCTCGCGGATGAGGCACTCGGCAAGGCTCGCTCCGAACTTGTCCACGTGGCGAGGATCACGAGCCTCGGGGCACTGACGGCGTCGATCGCGCATGAAGTCAATCAGCCGCTTTCCGGAATCATAACAAATGCCGGCACCTGCCTTCGCATGCTGGCGGCAGACCCACCAAACATGGACGGCGCGCGCGAGACGGCACGGCGCACCATCCGCGACGGCAATCGTGCCGCCGATGTGATCAAACGCCTGCGCGCACTTTTCAGCAAGAGAACCACGGTCCGACCGGTTGATCTTAACGCAGCGGTTCGAGAGGTCATCGAGCTGTTGTGGAGCGATCTCCAAGCAAACCGCGTGGTTCTCCGCACGGCTTTTGCCGACAACCTTCCGTTCGTCAGCGGCGACCGCGTCCAGCTTCAGCAGGTGATCATGAACTTGCTCCGCAACGCTACGGATGCCATGGGCGATGTCGGCGATCGCCCCAGACGGTTGCTGGTAAGTACCGAACTGGATGAGGACGATCATGTGCGTTTGTCCGTGCAGGACGCCGGCGTCGGGTTCAGAACAGAGGATCTGGGTCGGCTCTTCGACGCGTTTTACACGACTAAGAGCGACGGCATGGGGATCGGCTTGTTCGTCAGTCGATCGATAATCGAGAACCACAGCGGCCGCCTGTGGGCATCATCCAGTGATGGTGCCGGGGCCACGTTCTCGTTCTCTGTCCCCACATATTCAATGGATCAGGCGCCCGCGCAAAATATTGACGCCGCACGGACGTCGTTGTCAGCACTGCCCAATGGGCTAGCGGAGACTTTATGAAAGTAACGCATCCAGCCGTATCAATCGTCGATGACGACGAGTCCGTACGCGAGTCACTACCCGATCTGCTCAACGAGTTCGGCTTCAGCGCGAAGACGTTCGCTTCTGCCGAAGAATTTCTCGCCTCCGATAGTGTCGGCACGACAAGATGCCTGGTCCTGGACGTCGCAATGCCAGGAATGACAGGTCCCGAGCTGCAGCGCGAACTGGCCCGCCGGGGCGAGTCGATCCCGATCGTCTTCATCACGGCGAATGCGGACGACACCATTCGTCCGCGCCTGATGGAGCAGGGTGCTGTCGAGTGCCTGTTCAAGCCATTCAGCGATACGGCACTTCTCGAGGCGCTAAGTTCGGCGCTCAGTGCGCCTTGAACGCCTGAAGCGCTATGACCAAATCAAGCGATGGTCGCTGAGATGAAAGAAATGGAAGGCAATTGAATATTCAAAAAGGCGAATTTTAACGTTGCCCTCTTCGAGTGAACGGCGGCATCGGCACGCTCGGGAGGTGACAGGGCGGCGTTGCCGCCCCATCCGCTTCAGATTGATTGCCGTAGCGGTCGAAACGCAGCCCGGAGCTCGGAGGAAAAGATCTGCGGCTGTTCCCAGGCCGCAAAGTGTCCGCCCTTTTCGAGCCTGTTGTAGTAGATCAGATTGGGATAGGCCCGCTCTGCCCAGCTCCGCGGCACCTGATAGAGCTCGTCGGGAAATGCGCTCACGGCCACAGGGATGGTGACGCCCATCGCGGCAAAGAAGGGAAGCTTGTTCTCCCAGTAGAGACGAGCCCCGGAGAGTGCCGTATTGGTCAGCCAGGTGATCGTGATGTTGTCGAGAACGTCGTCTCGCGTGAGACCCTCGGGCTGCCCGTCGAAGGCGCGCGCAATGAGTTCGTAACTGCGGACGTCGTGATCGAGGAACCAGGCGGCCAGTCCGACCGGCGAATCCGCAATCCCGTATAGCGTCTGCGGCCGGCTACCCATCTGCTGAGCGTAAGCCACGCCATGCGAGAAGAACACGTCGAGCCGTTCGAATGCGTATCGTTCGTCAGCAGAGAGACCTGGCGGCGGCTTGTGACCGGCGAGTGCCTTGAAAATTTCCGCCGGCACGGCAGACGGCATGTTGGTGTGGATCCCAAGCAGCTCCTCCGGCGCCTGTGCGCCCATCTGCTCCGTGATGACCGCCCCCCAATCGCCGCCCTGCGCGACAAATTTTCGGTAGCCGAGGCGCTTCATGAGCACAGTCCACGTCCGTGCGATATGGACAGGATCCCAGCCGGTCGTGGTCGGCCTGCCGGAGAAGCCGTAACCCGGCAGCGACGGGATCACCACGTCGAAAGCATCCGACGCCTTCCCGCCATGCGCGGTTGGGTTGGTGAGCGGATCGATGATCTTCAACTGCTCGACGATGGAGCCGGGCCAGCCATGCGTGACGATAAGCGGCAGCGCATTCTCGTGCTTCGAGCGGACATGAATGAAATGGATGTCGAGCCCGTCGATTTCGGTGATGAACTGAGGCAGAGCATTCAGCTTTGCCTCACATTTGCGCCAGTCATATTCCGTGGCCCAGTAGCGGGCAAGATTCTCGATCACGTCGAGTTGCACGCCTTGCGTTGCGTCCGCGACCGTCTCCCGGTCGGGCCAGCGCGTAGCAGCAATCCGTCGGCGAAGCTCGGTGAGCTCTTCGCCCGGGATGTTGATGATGAAGGGACGAACCGCGTCGCGGTTCGTTGCCCCGAGCAAAGTCTTGGGCAGCAGGCTGGCGGCGCCAACAGTAGCGGTGGCGGCAAGCAGTTGTCGCCGTGTCGGCGATAGTGATGTCGATGACATGTCATCCTCCTCGGTTTCGAATGCAATCACTGAGCGGCGGGAAGAAATCCCGGCCGCCGTCGCATATGCGACGTCAGGATCCGCGCTAAGATTGTGGTCGTTGGCTGCTACCGTGCGTCGTCCTCAACGGCGGAGTTGGACCTCACGTGTCATCGAGGACGCACGTGCCGATTTGCAGCACGGCGTTTCGGTGGCGACGATGGCGTCGCAACCGTTTGTTCAAAGCGGCAGCGGCTTGCCCGACTGCTCAGCCACCATGTAAGCGGCATACCAGTCCGGCCAGTTTTCGTCCCGCTGGCCGCCATTCCGTGCCTCATGCTCGCCGTGAGCGGTGGACGCGCGCCGGAAGGCGCTTGCCAGATCTGATGCCGAGGCGAAGCTTGTGACATTCGAGTCGATCCGCCCCGGGAACCGGTTGGTGACCTCCTGCAATAGCCATTCGTTGCCGTCGGGGTCGCTGAACGTCGCGTAGGTAAAGTAGCTGCGACGCTCGGGATCCGGACCATTGACAGCCGGCTTTCCCGGACCGGGCCGATGGAATATTTCGCCCACCTCGACCCCACGCCTGACGAGTTCGGCGCGGGCTGCGACGATGTCGGATA
This genomic interval carries:
- a CDS encoding type 1 glutamine amidotransferase domain-containing protein, with translation MKILMVLTSHDKLGNTGEPTGFWLEEFAAPYYVFTEAGAEVTLASPKGGQPPIDPKSDDPAGQTEAMIRFKNDPVAKKALANTIRLSDIKADGFDTVFYPGGHGPMWDLVDDRHSISLIERFYNAGKPVAAVCHAPAVLKNVTYQGQPIVKGKRVTGFTNSEEEAVQLTKVVPFLVEDELKRLGGLYEKAADWADFTIVDGRLITGQNPSSSGSAARELLKLL
- a CDS encoding 4-oxalocrotonate tautomerase family protein, whose protein sequence is MPIVTVQVTREGTTPDRNSVSSEEKAAIIKGVSQVLLDVLNKPLESTYVVIEEVDLDNWGWGGLPTQQYRQIRAAAAAKS
- a CDS encoding SDR family NAD(P)-dependent oxidoreductase, with translation MSNEQKVAIVTGASQGIGAALVQAYRDRNFRVIATSRSIKPSADPDVLAVAGDIGKPETAERIVREGLERFGRIDTLVNNAGVFLAKPFAEFTQADYDNNMSVNVAGFFNITQRASTEMLKQGSGHIVTITTSLVNQPISGVPAVLASLTKGGLNAATKALAIEFAKSGVRVNAVSPGIMKTPMNPPETHAALSTLHPVGRMGEISDVVDAVLYLEGANFVTGEILHVDGGQNAGRW
- a CDS encoding LysR family transcriptional regulator, with the translated sequence MDRIDAMKVFIAAIDEGSLAGAARQLKRSPTAVSRALSFLEAHVGMELLHRTTRTLKLSEAGQRYAAACRRVLIDLEEADMLVGGERAAPRGMLTISSPPVFGEEVLRPILDAFLDLHPAVSARLLMLDRFVNLVDEGVDLALRIGHLQDSSHVSTRLGGDVRRVVVASPRYLAENAHIEEPADLAKHKIVAFSNFGLDSWGFAPGPGSSIPRTVHFTPRFIVNNVRAAAASAAAGIGLTRLYSYHVAEYVRDGRLKIVLANAEHPPLPVHLLAPHGRMSVPKVRAFVDFAAPRLRKEFSRLAAEAGILF
- a CDS encoding response regulator transcription factor, which codes for MSQGTPIVFVVDDDISVRESLELLISTAGWRPQLFASAEEFLDHPRLEGPTCLVLDVNLPDLNGLGLQELVSSERSDMPVIFVTGYGDVPMTVRAMKAGAAEFLTKPFNDDELLGAITNALERSKASFTQVSEIRTLRNRHASLSRREREVMALVVSGLLNKQVAYELGISEITVKAHRGQVMRKMEARSLPDLVNMAAKLGTAH
- a CDS encoding PAS domain-containing protein, giving the protein METYLGAVLDVLPVMVWTAQPGGSVDFVNRCWSEYTGLRLDEARDRTWQAAINPDDLARLLERWRLILASGEAGEMEARIRRFDGQYRWFVFQCSPMRDDLQRVSKWFVVGTDVDDFRRSEEIHWKRAEEALQISKNNLGLIINTFPVMAWSAGPDGSAEYFNQQYLNYVGLSLGEQRDWDWTAAMSEYWDLTVAIHPDDVNILAATWRAILASGQSGEAEARLRRYDGKYRWFLFRVNPLLDAAGSVVKWYGTCTDFDDQKRAEEALRESERNFKLTIDTIPALAWTARPDGSVEFINQHYLDYLGLSAENAQGWGWTSAVHPDDQETLKATWQAIIASGKQGESEARLRRFDGEFRWFLFRVSPLLDASGNILSWYGVNADIDDRKRAETNLASEKHLLEMIVSGSPLRDVLGALCRMVEELAPDCFCDVHPMNWSDQTIEYSVSSTLPKTYTDLIAGLSVRGDDLPCAVAARQKVQVVTEDFETDSRWQVSDLRTHALQHGLRSVWSTPICAKDGRVLGTFCVYQRSPATPSAHHQNLIAHASHIASIAIERSRTEAALKRSETLLAEGQRLSATGTFSWRVDTDEITFSEELHNIFEFDAGTAITLELFRTRVHPEDMSLVAAQLDRVRAGHDYSGYEIRLMMPDNRVKYLRTFGQVICHQDGRLECLAAVQDVTASRLADEALGKARSELVHVARITSLGALTASIAHEVNQPLSGIITNAGTCLRMLAADPPNMDGARETARRTIRDGNRAADVIKRLRALFSKRTTVRPVDLNAAVREVIELLWSDLQANRVVLRTAFADNLPFVSGDRVQLQQVIMNLLRNATDAMGDVGDRPRRLLVSTELDEDDHVRLSVQDAGVGFRTEDLGRLFDAFYTTKSDGMGIGLFVSRSIIENHSGRLWASSSDGAGATFSFSVPTYSMDQAPAQNIDAARTSLSALPNGLAETL
- a CDS encoding response regulator; translation: MKVTHPAVSIVDDDESVRESLPDLLNEFGFSAKTFASAEEFLASDSVGTTRCLVLDVAMPGMTGPELQRELARRGESIPIVFITANADDTIRPRLMEQGAVECLFKPFSDTALLEALSSALSAP
- a CDS encoding epoxide hydrolase family protein, translating into MSSTSLSPTRRQLLAATATVGAASLLPKTLLGATNRDAVRPFIINIPGEELTELRRRIAATRWPDRETVADATQGVQLDVIENLARYWATEYDWRKCEAKLNALPQFITEIDGLDIHFIHVRSKHENALPLIVTHGWPGSIVEQLKIIDPLTNPTAHGGKASDAFDVVIPSLPGYGFSGRPTTTGWDPVHIARTWTVLMKRLGYRKFVAQGGDWGAVITEQMGAQAPEELLGIHTNMPSAVPAEIFKALAGHKPPPGLSADERYAFERLDVFFSHGVAYAQQMGSRPQTLYGIADSPVGLAAWFLDHDVRSYELIARAFDGQPEGLTRDDVLDNITITWLTNTALSGARLYWENKLPFFAAMGVTIPVAVSAFPDELYQVPRSWAERAYPNLIYYNRLEKGGHFAAWEQPQIFSSELRAAFRPLRQSI
- a CDS encoding VOC family protein; the encoded protein is MKLEVVVVPISNPDRAKRFYSNLGWRLDADFAVGDDFHVMQFTPPGSPASIHVGKGMTSDAPGSARGMFLVVSDIVAARAELVRRGVEVGEIFHRPGPGKPAVNGPDPERRSYFTYATFSDPDGNEWLLQEVTNRFPGRIDSNVTSFASASDLASAFRRASTAHGEHEARNGGQRDENWPDWYAAYMVAEQSGKPLPL